One part of the Phragmites australis chromosome 3, lpPhrAust1.1, whole genome shotgun sequence genome encodes these proteins:
- the LOC133911514 gene encoding LOW QUALITY PROTEIN: uncharacterized protein LOC133911514 (The sequence of the model RefSeq protein was modified relative to this genomic sequence to represent the inferred CDS: inserted 1 base in 1 codon; substituted 1 base at 1 genomic stop codon) — MSLCGLAVQHWSEQEAAEPTTRPAACASIDPPPRRASDRASAHVMTTLRRRADPSHSPPPPLLSRLRSAASNLLTRQYSTKKKYDGTGRRNCGSFSAPPRPLRPGFVDPSWWRYFDSRAVGISLDAIPKDAWAVLRKLKQNGFDSYLVGGCVRDLLLKRVPKDFDVITTASLKXIKKNIFRRCMIIGRQFPICLLKMRDSVIEVSSFSMIGNYVNRNEEVDFLEELNGYDXGDILRWKNSMRRDFTINGLFFNPMNYKIYDYVNGVRDMRKNKVCTVIPAHISFMEDPARILRGLRIAARLGLQFSSVTSSVIRDLSSSIISIDKQSLLLGYLENMDCSIFYCLSRNYWIILINYSLLTSHATALCGNDEY; from the exons ATGTCTTTGTGCGGGCTCGCCGTGCAGCACTGGAGCGAGCAAGAGGCCGCAGAACCCACGACGCGTCCAGCCGCATGTGCATCCATCGATCCACCCCCGCGCCGTGCCTCCGACCGCGCCAGCGCCCATGTCATGACGACGCTCCGACGGCGCGCCGACCCCTCGCACTccccgccgcctcccctcctctcccgcCTCCGCTCCGCGGCCTCCAATCTTCTG ACGCGGCAGTACAGCACGAAGAAGAAATACGACGGCACTGGTAGGCGGAACTGTGGCTCCTTTTCCGCACCGCCAAGGCCACTCAGGCCAG GATTTGTGGATCCTTCATGGTGGAGATATTTTGACTCGAGGGCTGTTGGCATATCCCTCGATGCTATACCCAAGGATGCATGGGCGGTTCTAAGAAAGCTCAAACAAAATG GTTTTGACTCTTATCTTGTTGGGGGATGTGTGAGAGATTTGCTACTGAAAAGGGTACCTAAAGATTTTGATGTGATTACTACTGCAAGTCTCAAATAG attaagaaaaatatattcagAAGATGTATGATTATAGGTAGACAATTTCCAATATGTCTGCTTAAAATGCGTGACTCAGTAATTGAG GTTTCAAGCTTTAGTATGATTGGTAATTATGTGAATAGAAATGAAGAGGTGGATTTTCTGGAAGAGTTGAATGGCTATG GAGGAGATATTCTTCGCTGGAAGAATTCTATGAGAAGAGACTTCACAATAAACGG TTTATTCTTTAACCCAATGAACTACAAAATTTATGATTACGTGAATGGAGTAAGGGATATGAGGAAAAACAAA GTGTGTACAGTGATTCCTGCCCATATTTCTTTCATGGAGGACCCTG CCAGGATTTTACGTGGCTTGAGAATTGCTGCTCGCCTTGGTTTGCAGTTTTCCAGTGTAACTTCTTCTGTGATACGAGATCTTTCTTCTTCTATAATTAGTATTGACAAG CAGAGCCTTCTATTAGGTTACTTAGAAAATATGGACTGCTCGATATTTTACTGCCTTTCCAG AAACTATTGGATAATCTTGATAAATTACTCTCTGCTGACCAGCCATGCCACTGCTCTTTGTG GAAACGATGAGTACTAG